The Solibacillus daqui genome has a segment encoding these proteins:
- a CDS encoding AbrB/MazE/SpoVT family DNA-binding domain-containing protein: MKSTGIVRKVDELGRVVIPIELRRTLGIAEKDALEIYVDDDKIILKKYMPNMTCAVTGEVSDDNMRLVGGKLILSSEGAETLVREIQANLKK, encoded by the coding sequence ATGAAATCAACAGGTATCGTACGTAAAGTAGACGAATTAGGACGTGTAGTAATTCCAATCGAATTACGCCGTACATTAGGAATTGCAGAAAAAGACGCATTAGAAATTTATGTAGATGACGATAAGATTATCTTAAAAAAATATATGCCTAACATGACTTGTGCAGTAACTGGTGAAGTTTCGGATGACAACATGCGCTTAGTAGGCGGTAAATTAATTTTATCTTCTGAAGGTGCAGAAACATTAGTTAGAGAAATCCAAGCAAACTTAAAAAAATAA
- the metG gene encoding methionine--tRNA ligase, with product MEATFVSEQQTFYITTPIYYPSGKFHIGTAYTTVATDAIARYKRLKGFDVRFLTGMDEHGQKIQEKAQETGMHPQDYVNEIAEGAKKLWATMDISYNDFIQTTQKRHIDAVEKIFQKFLDNGDIYKGEYEGLYCVPCESYYTETQLVDGKCPDCGREVRKVKEESYFFNMKKYADRLLEYYENNLEFIEPESRKNEMINNFIKPGLEDLSVSRTSFDWGIKVPGDAKHVIYVWVDALSNYITALGYGSDNEELFNKYWPADVHVVGKDIVRFHTIYWPIFLMALDLPLPKKIFAHGFIMMKDGKMSKSKGNVVYPEMLIERYGLDATRYFLLRELPFGQDGVFSPESFVDRTNFDLANDLGNLLNRTVSMMNKYFDGVIPTDNLETTEFDTALKAHAENVRVKYEESMEKMQFSVVLSELWSLVSRTNKYIDETAPWVLAKEEADKPKLAAVMNNLAESLRHIAVMIQPFMTNAPKQIFEQLGFDEKLLAWDTIETFGNIIPQNIKVAEKGTPIFPRLDVEVEVEYIREQMKGSVKSVEEETPTVEAPQTEEITIDDFMKVDLRVATVLACEPVAKAKKLLKLQVDLGYEQRQVVSGIAEHYKPEELIGKKVVVVANLKPVTLRGELSQGMILAGSHDGVLTLATVDPKLANGAQVK from the coding sequence ATGGAGGCTACATTCGTGAGTGAACAACAAACATTCTATATAACTACCCCAATTTATTATCCAAGTGGGAAATTCCACATTGGTACTGCGTATACAACTGTTGCGACAGATGCGATCGCTCGTTATAAACGTTTAAAAGGATTTGACGTGCGCTTCTTAACTGGAATGGATGAACACGGTCAAAAAATTCAAGAAAAAGCACAGGAAACAGGTATGCATCCCCAAGATTACGTAAATGAAATCGCAGAGGGTGCAAAAAAATTATGGGCTACTATGGATATATCCTATAATGATTTTATTCAAACTACCCAAAAGCGCCATATTGATGCTGTAGAGAAAATTTTTCAAAAGTTTTTAGATAATGGCGACATTTATAAAGGCGAATATGAAGGCCTTTACTGTGTTCCATGTGAGTCATACTATACTGAGACGCAATTAGTTGATGGAAAGTGCCCAGATTGTGGTCGTGAAGTGCGAAAAGTAAAAGAAGAGTCCTACTTCTTTAATATGAAGAAATACGCCGATCGATTACTAGAATATTATGAAAATAATTTAGAATTTATTGAACCAGAATCTCGCAAAAATGAAATGATCAATAATTTTATTAAACCAGGCTTGGAAGATTTATCAGTTTCTCGTACATCATTCGATTGGGGCATTAAAGTTCCTGGGGATGCCAAACATGTTATATACGTATGGGTAGATGCATTATCAAACTATATTACAGCTTTAGGCTATGGTTCAGATAACGAAGAGCTATTCAACAAATACTGGCCAGCAGATGTACATGTTGTTGGTAAAGACATTGTACGCTTCCATACAATTTACTGGCCAATTTTCTTAATGGCATTAGATTTACCATTACCGAAGAAAATTTTCGCACACGGTTTTATTATGATGAAAGACGGTAAAATGTCGAAATCAAAGGGGAATGTTGTATACCCAGAAATGCTAATCGAGCGTTACGGCTTAGATGCAACACGTTACTTCCTATTACGTGAATTACCATTTGGCCAAGACGGCGTGTTCTCACCAGAATCATTTGTAGATCGTACGAATTTTGACTTAGCAAATGATTTAGGGAATCTTTTAAACCGTACTGTTTCAATGATGAACAAGTATTTTGATGGTGTCATTCCTACTGATAACTTAGAAACAACGGAGTTTGATACAGCATTAAAAGCCCATGCAGAAAACGTACGCGTTAAATATGAAGAAAGTATGGAAAAAATGCAATTTAGTGTTGTATTATCAGAGCTCTGGTCATTAGTATCACGTACAAATAAATATATCGACGAAACAGCACCATGGGTATTAGCAAAAGAAGAGGCAGACAAGCCAAAATTAGCAGCGGTTATGAACAACTTAGCAGAGAGCTTACGTCATATTGCGGTCATGATTCAACCTTTCATGACAAACGCGCCAAAACAAATTTTTGAGCAATTAGGTTTCGATGAAAAATTATTAGCATGGGACACAATTGAAACATTCGGTAATATTATTCCACAAAATATAAAAGTGGCAGAAAAAGGAACACCAATTTTCCCACGCTTAGATGTAGAAGTAGAGGTTGAATATATTCGTGAGCAAATGAAGGGCTCAGTAAAATCTGTTGAAGAAGAAACGCCTACAGTTGAAGCACCACAAACAGAAGAAATTACGATTGATGATTTCATGAAAGTAGATTTACGTGTGGCGACTGTATTAGCTTGCGAACCAGTAGCAAAAGCCAAAAAATTATTAAAGTTACAAGTAGACCTTGGCTATGAACAACGCCAAGTTGTTTCAGGTATCGCAGAGCACTACAAGCCAGAAGAATTAATCGGCAAAAAAGTCGTTGTTGTAGCGAACTTAAAGCCAGTAACATTACGTGGCGAGCTTTCTCAAGGAATGATTTTAGCAGGATCACATGATGGTGTATTAACATTAGCAACAGTCGATCCAAAACTTGCGAATGGTGCACAAGTAAAATAA
- a CDS encoding TatD family hydrolase — protein MSTYIDTHVHLNADQYDEDLQEVIDRALAANLEKMIVIGFDKKTIERAIQLIDTYDFIYAVIGWHPVDAIDCTDEYLVWIEELAKHPKVVGIGETGLDYYWDKSPKDVQQYWFRKQIHLAQKLNLPIIIHNRDATADVVRILKEESAASVGGIMHCFGGSVETARECIKMNFMISLGGPVTFKNARQPKEVATEIPLEHLLIETDAPYLAPHPYRGKRNEPAYVTLVAEEIARLKEIAVEEVAQKTTENAKRFFKIEQ, from the coding sequence ATGAGCACATATATTGATACACACGTTCACTTAAATGCAGATCAGTATGATGAAGATTTACAGGAAGTTATTGATAGAGCACTTGCAGCTAATTTAGAAAAAATGATTGTTATTGGCTTTGATAAAAAAACGATTGAACGTGCGATACAGCTAATAGATACCTATGATTTTATTTATGCTGTTATTGGTTGGCATCCGGTTGATGCAATTGATTGTACAGATGAGTATTTAGTTTGGATTGAAGAATTGGCAAAGCATCCCAAAGTAGTTGGTATTGGTGAAACTGGACTAGATTATTATTGGGACAAGTCACCCAAAGATGTGCAACAGTATTGGTTCCGCAAACAAATTCACTTAGCACAAAAATTAAATTTACCCATTATTATCCACAACCGTGACGCAACAGCGGATGTAGTACGTATTCTAAAAGAAGAAAGTGCGGCTTCGGTTGGTGGAATTATGCATTGTTTCGGTGGAAGCGTCGAAACAGCACGTGAATGCATAAAGATGAATTTCATGATTAGCCTTGGAGGACCAGTCACGTTTAAAAATGCACGTCAGCCAAAAGAGGTAGCTACAGAAATTCCGTTAGAACATTTATTAATTGAGACGGATGCACCATATTTAGCGCCACATCCATATAGAGGGAAGCGTAATGAGCCAGCCTATGTCACATTAGTGGCTGAGGAAATTGCTCGATTAAAAGAAATTGCGGTAGAAGAAGTGGCGCAAAAAACGACAGAAAATGCAAAGCGCTTTTTTAAAATTGAACAGTAA
- a CDS encoding G5 and 3D domain-containing protein: MSKQTMKSQFLGSLRSKQTGVRILSLVLFVTVIAFVLYHGTKNPVMLEANGETTKVYTHATTVEEFIETQDLDISQYDKVTPSLSTEIDSGMSIHWEQAKEIVISVDGNQSKVWTTENVVKNILEEANIEVTKHDLVSQSLDTEVGADNKIDIQKAFQLTLVDGLEKRQVWSTSTTVANFLKQQEIQLAESDRVDKNLEDVITPNDKIAVVRVEKVTDVVEESVDFAVEKKNDSSLLKGNEKVVTEGKKGKVERTYNIVKENGKVVSKEIGAENVVEKPTTKVVAVGTKVVTASVSRSAEPATGKEFYVEATAYTPYCTGCSGISAAGVNLRENSDLKLVAVDPSVIPLGSKVWVEGYGYAVAGDTGGAIKGKKIDILVQTKAQANSWGRKKVRIKVLN; the protein is encoded by the coding sequence ATGTCAAAGCAAACCATGAAAAGCCAGTTCTTAGGATCATTGAGGAGTAAGCAAACAGGTGTAAGGATTTTATCGCTCGTCCTGTTTGTTACAGTAATTGCATTCGTTCTCTATCACGGAACGAAAAATCCCGTTATGCTAGAAGCAAACGGTGAGACAACAAAAGTTTATACACACGCAACTACGGTTGAAGAGTTTATAGAAACTCAAGATTTAGATATATCACAGTATGATAAAGTCACCCCCTCACTGAGTACCGAGATTGACAGTGGAATGTCGATTCATTGGGAACAGGCAAAAGAAATAGTAATTTCAGTTGATGGAAATCAGTCAAAAGTTTGGACAACTGAAAATGTAGTGAAGAACATTTTGGAAGAAGCAAATATAGAAGTAACAAAGCATGATTTAGTATCACAAAGCTTAGATACAGAAGTAGGAGCAGATAACAAAATCGATATTCAAAAGGCGTTTCAGTTAACGCTTGTCGATGGCTTAGAAAAGAGACAAGTATGGTCCACTTCGACTACGGTCGCTAACTTTTTAAAACAACAAGAGATTCAATTAGCTGAATCTGATCGTGTCGACAAAAATTTGGAGGATGTTATCACTCCAAATGATAAAATCGCAGTTGTTCGCGTAGAAAAGGTTACCGATGTAGTGGAAGAATCAGTAGATTTCGCAGTTGAAAAGAAAAATGATTCTTCTTTATTGAAGGGCAATGAAAAAGTTGTTACAGAGGGTAAAAAAGGTAAGGTTGAACGTACGTACAACATCGTAAAAGAAAACGGTAAAGTTGTGTCGAAAGAAATTGGTGCAGAAAATGTCGTAGAGAAACCGACGACTAAAGTGGTCGCAGTTGGTACGAAAGTTGTTACAGCAAGCGTATCTCGTTCAGCAGAGCCGGCAACAGGTAAGGAATTTTATGTAGAGGCTACAGCGTATACACCATATTGTACAGGTTGCTCAGGTATTTCAGCAGCTGGTGTTAACTTACGCGAAAATTCCGATTTAAAATTAGTCGCAGTTGACCCAAGTGTTATTCCATTAGGGTCAAAAGTATGGGTTGAGGGCTACGGCTATGCTGTTGCAGGAGACACAGGCGGTGCAATTAAAGGGAAAAAAATTGATATATTAGTACAAACAAAAGCCCAAGCAAATAGCTGGGGCCGTAAAAAAGTACGTATTAAAGTTTTAAATTAG
- the rnmV gene encoding ribonuclease M5, producing the protein MDIQEIIVVEGKDDTTAVKRATGADTIETNGSAISDETLRRIAHAQKKRGVIVFTDPDYPGRRIRAIIEERVPGVKHAFLAKAKTIAKNGKGLGIEHACDADIREALINVYTLADSKIEEQITLEDLMTAKLIGHPQSKMRRDRLGEILNIGMTNGKQLHKRLMMFQITTLQFAQAIQALDQEDTHV; encoded by the coding sequence TTGGATATACAAGAGATTATCGTTGTTGAAGGAAAAGACGATACAACGGCAGTTAAGCGCGCAACTGGTGCAGATACAATCGAAACGAATGGTTCAGCGATATCTGATGAAACACTTCGTCGGATTGCTCATGCACAAAAAAAGCGTGGTGTAATTGTATTTACCGATCCAGATTATCCCGGTCGTCGTATCCGGGCTATTATTGAAGAGCGCGTACCTGGAGTAAAGCATGCATTTTTAGCCAAAGCTAAAACAATCGCAAAAAACGGGAAAGGTTTAGGGATTGAACATGCGTGCGACGCGGATATTCGTGAAGCATTAATCAATGTATATACATTAGCCGATTCAAAGATAGAAGAACAAATTACATTAGAAGATTTAATGACAGCTAAATTAATCGGTCATCCGCAATCAAAAATGCGACGCGACCGATTAGGTGAAATTTTAAATATAGGTATGACAAATGGCAAGCAGCTGCACAAAAGATTAATGATGTTTCAAATTACAACCTTGCAGTTTGCACAAGCGATTCAAGCATTAGATCAGGAGGACACGCATGTATAA
- the rsmA gene encoding 16S rRNA (adenine(1518)-N(6)/adenine(1519)-N(6))-dimethyltransferase RsmA, whose product MYKDIATPIRTKEILEKYGFSFKKSLGQNFLIDPNILRNIVSHAHLTEISGAIEVGPGIGALTEHLAREAKKVVSFEIDQRLLPVLEDTLSPYENVTIVHSDILKADVVKVIEEEMPGIDDIMVVANLPYYVTTPILMKLLNDRLPIRGFVVMMQKEVADRITAQPGTKAYGSLSIAIQYYCTAEVAMVVPKTVFMPQPNVDSAVIRLIKHDTPPVQVIDEDFLFEVSRASFAQRRKTILNNLQTGLVNGKQNKEFIIKALEEAGIDPTRRGETLSIQEFGKLADCLHPQFCVRQ is encoded by the coding sequence ATGTATAAAGACATCGCCACACCGATTCGTACGAAAGAGATTTTAGAAAAGTACGGATTTTCATTTAAAAAGAGTTTAGGCCAAAACTTCCTAATTGACCCAAATATTTTACGCAATATCGTAAGTCATGCACATTTAACAGAAATCAGTGGGGCAATTGAAGTTGGCCCTGGTATTGGTGCATTAACAGAGCATTTAGCACGTGAAGCAAAGAAGGTTGTGTCATTTGAAATTGACCAACGCCTTTTACCAGTATTAGAAGACACATTAAGCCCGTATGAAAACGTAACAATTGTGCATTCAGATATATTAAAAGCGGATGTTGTAAAGGTTATAGAAGAGGAAATGCCAGGTATCGATGATATTATGGTTGTTGCAAACTTGCCTTACTATGTGACAACACCGATTTTAATGAAATTATTAAATGACCGCCTGCCAATTCGTGGTTTTGTTGTAATGATGCAAAAGGAAGTAGCGGATCGTATTACCGCGCAGCCGGGAACGAAAGCGTATGGTTCCCTTTCGATTGCGATTCAATATTATTGCACAGCAGAAGTGGCGATGGTAGTACCAAAAACCGTGTTTATGCCACAACCAAATGTTGACTCAGCGGTAATTCGCTTAATTAAACACGATACACCACCAGTACAAGTCATTGATGAAGACTTCTTATTTGAAGTATCACGTGCTTCTTTTGCACAACGTCGTAAAACGATTTTAAACAATTTACAAACAGGTCTTGTAAATGGTAAGCAAAACAAAGAATTCATTATCAAAGCACTAGAAGAGGCAGGCATTGATCCAACTCGTCGTGGTGAAACACTGTCTATTCAGGAATTCGGCAAATTGGCAGACTGCTTACACCCACAATTTTGTGTTCGACAATAA
- the veg gene encoding biofilm formation stimulator Veg yields MPKTLADIKKSLDGHLGKRLQLKANGGRKKTVECEGILSDTYHAVFVIELQEKDNACKRVSYSYTDILTEAVEITFLDDAVAAIK; encoded by the coding sequence ATGCCAAAAACGTTAGCAGACATTAAAAAGTCGTTAGATGGTCATTTGGGTAAACGTTTGCAATTAAAAGCAAATGGTGGTCGCAAGAAAACAGTTGAATGCGAAGGTATTTTAAGTGATACTTACCATGCCGTTTTCGTTATTGAACTGCAAGAAAAGGATAATGCGTGTAAGCGCGTATCTTACAGCTATACAGATATACTTACCGAAGCAGTAGAGATTACTTTTTTAGATGATGCAGTAGCAGCCATCAAATAG
- a CDS encoding small, acid-soluble spore protein, alpha/beta type produces MAKQKIMSSRLKEEIAKELGFYDVVEREGWGGIKARDAGNMVKRAVEMAQQNLANQSAQNNQK; encoded by the coding sequence ATGGCAAAACAAAAAATCATGTCGAGTCGTCTAAAGGAAGAGATTGCAAAGGAACTTGGATTTTATGACGTAGTAGAACGTGAGGGTTGGGGCGGTATTAAAGCCCGTGATGCAGGAAACATGGTCAAGCGTGCGGTTGAAATGGCTCAACAAAACTTAGCCAATCAATCTGCACAAAATAACCAAAAATAA
- the ispE gene encoding 4-(cytidine 5'-diphospho)-2-C-methyl-D-erythritol kinase, translated as MLYVKAPAKINLTLDVLYKRPDHYHEVEMIMTTVDLADRIGLESRADGLIKIVSTDNFVPDDQRNFAYQAAELLKNTYGITEGVTITIEKQIPIAAGLAGGSSDAAATLRGLNELWELNLTLDELAEHGAKIGSDVSFCVYGGTALATGRGEKIKELPAPPTSWVVLAKPKIGVSTADVYGGLKIDGLEHPNTKQMITAIENNDYDLMCKSLGNVLETVTFKLHPEVVMIKEQMHRFGADAVLMSGSGPTVFGLVENEARVSRIYNGLRGFCEEVYVVRMLGERNPLA; from the coding sequence ATGTTATATGTAAAAGCACCTGCTAAAATAAATTTAACACTCGATGTACTATATAAGCGCCCAGATCATTACCATGAAGTCGAAATGATTATGACAACGGTTGATTTAGCAGACCGCATTGGACTGGAATCGCGAGCGGATGGACTAATTAAAATTGTTTCAACAGATAATTTTGTACCCGACGATCAGCGCAACTTTGCATATCAAGCGGCAGAGTTGTTAAAAAATACATACGGCATCACGGAAGGCGTAACGATTACAATTGAAAAGCAAATTCCGATTGCTGCAGGTTTAGCTGGTGGAAGTAGTGACGCGGCGGCCACCTTGCGTGGATTAAATGAGCTATGGGAACTAAATTTAACACTCGATGAATTAGCAGAGCATGGGGCAAAAATTGGTTCGGATGTTTCGTTCTGTGTTTATGGCGGGACAGCATTAGCGACAGGTCGTGGTGAAAAAATCAAGGAACTTCCGGCACCACCAACAAGCTGGGTTGTATTAGCGAAGCCAAAAATTGGTGTTTCAACGGCCGATGTCTACGGCGGTTTAAAAATTGATGGCCTTGAACATCCCAATACAAAACAGATGATTACAGCCATTGAAAATAATGATTATGATTTAATGTGTAAGTCATTAGGCAATGTTTTGGAAACGGTAACTTTTAAGTTGCATCCTGAAGTTGTCATGATTAAAGAGCAAATGCACCGCTTTGGCGCGGATGCTGTACTGATGAGCGGCAGTGGTCCAACGGTGTTTGGCTTAGTAGAAAATGAAGCACGTGTTAGTCGTATTTATAATGGCTTGCGTGGTTTTTGTGAAGAAGTATACGTAGTTCGAATGTTAGGGGAGCGAAATCCACTTGCATAA
- the purR gene encoding pur operon repressor → MKWKRSERLVDMTYYLLEHPHQLIPLTYFSELYSSAKSSISEDLTIVKETFEEKGIGLLITVPGAAGGVKYIPKMAEQEVREVIGEFMTELGQSDRLLPGGYLFMTDLLGNPDLMNRVGKVFASVFADQKIDVIMTVATKGISIAHAIARHLNVPVVVVRRDSKVTEGSTVSINYVSGSSRRIQTMVLSKRSMKSGQRVLITDDFMKVGGTMNGMKNLLEEFDCELAGIAVLVEAEHADETLVDDYYSLVKLHEVNEKDRTIALSEGNFFQKERS, encoded by the coding sequence ATGAAATGGAAGCGTAGTGAACGCCTTGTAGATATGACATATTATCTGCTTGAGCATCCACATCAGTTGATCCCGCTAACTTATTTTTCTGAGCTTTACAGTTCTGCAAAGTCTTCAATTAGTGAAGATTTAACAATTGTGAAGGAAACATTTGAAGAAAAAGGAATCGGGCTTTTAATTACCGTACCTGGGGCAGCGGGCGGTGTTAAATATATCCCTAAAATGGCTGAGCAAGAAGTGCGTGAAGTTATTGGGGAATTTATGACAGAGTTAGGGCAATCAGATCGCTTATTACCTGGTGGCTATTTATTTATGACGGATCTTTTAGGAAATCCAGATTTAATGAATCGTGTAGGGAAGGTATTTGCGAGCGTGTTTGCTGATCAGAAAATTGACGTTATAATGACAGTTGCAACGAAAGGGATTTCAATTGCCCATGCGATTGCAAGACATTTAAACGTACCAGTTGTTGTTGTAAGACGTGACAGCAAAGTAACGGAAGGCTCAACAGTAAGTATTAATTATGTTTCTGGATCTTCTCGTCGTATTCAAACGATGGTGTTATCTAAACGTAGTATGAAGAGTGGTCAACGTGTTCTAATTACTGACGATTTTATGAAAGTCGGCGGTACAATGAACGGCATGAAAAATTTACTTGAAGAATTTGATTGTGAATTAGCAGGCATTGCGGTATTAGTAGAAGCCGAGCATGCCGATGAAACATTAGTAGATGATTATTATTCTTTAGTAAAATTACATGAAGTAAACGAGAAAGATCGTACTATTGCATTAAGTGAAGGTAATTTTTTCCAAAAGGAGAGAAGTTAA
- a CDS encoding RidA family protein has translation MKTVSTTNAPAAIGPYAQGIIVNNMFYSSGQIPLNSAGELVDGDIEAQTNQVFENLKAVLAAAGSSLDQVVKTTVFMKDMNDFVAMNEVYALHFGDHKPARSAVEVARLPKDVKVEIEVIALVK, from the coding sequence ATGAAAACTGTTTCAACAACAAATGCACCAGCAGCAATCGGTCCATACGCACAAGGGATTATCGTCAACAATATGTTCTATTCTTCAGGTCAAATCCCACTAAATTCTGCAGGCGAATTAGTGGATGGCGATATCGAAGCACAAACAAATCAAGTATTTGAAAACTTAAAAGCTGTTCTTGCAGCAGCAGGTTCCTCATTAGACCAAGTTGTCAAAACGACAGTGTTTATGAAGGATATGAACGACTTTGTTGCAATGAACGAAGTCTATGCTTTACACTTTGGTGACCATAAGCCAGCGCGCTCAGCAGTAGAAGTCGCACGCTTACCAAAAGACGTAAAAGTAGAAATCGAAGTCATTGCGTTAGTAAAATAA
- the spoVG gene encoding septation regulator SpoVG, which translates to MEVTDVRLRRVQTDGRMRAIASITLDDEFVIHDIRVIDGNTGLFVAMPSKRTPDGEFRDIAHPINSNTRNKIQEIVLEAFHASTDENTEDVVALEEANV; encoded by the coding sequence ATGGAAGTAACAGACGTAAGATTACGCCGTGTTCAAACAGACGGACGTATGCGTGCCATTGCATCGATTACATTAGACGATGAATTTGTAATTCATGATATTCGAGTAATTGATGGCAATACGGGTTTATTTGTAGCAATGCCGAGCAAGCGAACGCCGGATGGAGAGTTCCGTGATATCGCGCATCCAATCAATTCGAATACGCGCAATAAAATTCAAGAAATCGTTTTAGAGGCATTTCATGCATCGACTGATGAAAATACGGAAGACGTAGTAGCGTTAGAAGAAGCAAATGTGTAA
- the glmU gene encoding bifunctional UDP-N-acetylglucosamine diphosphorylase/glucosamine-1-phosphate N-acetyltransferase GlmU → MSNIFAVILAAGQGTRMKSKLYKVLHPVCGKTMVEHVIDHIGSLNVERVVTVVGHGAELVKETLGDKSEYVLQAEQLGTAHAVQQAEPILGSLEGTTLVVCGDTPLIRPETMQALFAHHEANNAKATILTAVAENPTGYGRIIRDADGQVAQIVEQKDASAEQQLVKEINTGTYCFDNKALFEALKQVKNDNAQGEYYLPDVIEILQKQGEVVAAYVTENFDETLGVNDRFALSQAEELMRARINERHMRNGVTIINPASTHISADAVIGSDSVLLPGVIIEGKTVIGEDCKIGPNSHIVNSKIGNSTTIHSSVVLNSQVGNETAVGPFAHLRPESTLGDHVKIGNFVEVKKSTLGDDTKVSHLSYIGDAEIGSNVNIGCGSITVNYDGKNKFKTTIEDDVFVGCNSNLVAPVTLKKGSFIAAGSTITKEVPEEALAIARARQENKLGYLSKNKSK, encoded by the coding sequence ATGTCAAATATTTTTGCAGTTATTTTGGCTGCTGGTCAAGGTACGCGCATGAAGTCCAAATTATATAAAGTGTTACATCCAGTTTGTGGGAAAACAATGGTAGAACATGTGATTGATCATATTGGCTCTCTAAATGTTGAACGTGTCGTTACGGTTGTAGGTCACGGTGCAGAGCTTGTAAAAGAAACACTGGGAGACAAGAGTGAGTATGTTTTACAAGCAGAGCAACTAGGTACAGCACATGCCGTTCAACAGGCTGAACCGATTTTAGGCAGCTTAGAAGGCACTACACTTGTTGTATGTGGTGATACACCGCTAATTCGCCCGGAAACGATGCAAGCATTATTTGCACATCATGAGGCTAACAATGCGAAAGCAACGATTTTAACAGCGGTTGCAGAAAATCCAACTGGCTACGGACGCATTATTCGTGATGCAGATGGTCAAGTGGCACAAATTGTTGAGCAAAAGGATGCTTCAGCAGAACAACAACTAGTAAAAGAAATTAACACGGGTACGTATTGCTTTGATAACAAAGCATTATTCGAAGCATTAAAGCAAGTAAAAAATGACAACGCACAAGGTGAATACTACTTACCAGATGTCATCGAAATTTTACAAAAGCAAGGAGAAGTAGTAGCAGCCTATGTTACGGAGAACTTCGATGAAACGCTTGGTGTAAATGATCGATTTGCTTTATCACAAGCCGAAGAACTAATGCGTGCACGTATTAATGAGCGTCATATGCGTAATGGTGTAACAATCATTAACCCAGCCTCAACACATATTAGTGCAGATGCTGTTATCGGAAGTGATTCGGTTCTTTTACCGGGTGTAATCATCGAAGGCAAAACAGTAATTGGAGAAGATTGTAAAATTGGTCCAAACAGTCATATCGTGAACAGCAAAATCGGTAACAGCACAACGATTCATAGTTCGGTTGTGTTAAACAGCCAAGTGGGTAACGAAACAGCTGTAGGTCCGTTCGCGCACTTACGTCCAGAATCAACATTAGGCGACCACGTAAAAATTGGTAACTTTGTTGAAGTGAAGAAGAGCACGCTAGGTGATGATACAAAAGTTTCGCACTTAAGTTATATTGGAGATGCAGAAATTGGCAGCAACGTAAATATTGGCTGCGGTTCAATAACTGTAAACTATGACGGTAAAAATAAGTTTAAAACAACAATAGAAGACGATGTATTTGTTGGTTGTAATTCCAACTTAGTTGCGCCAGTGACGCTGAAAAAAGGGTCATTTATTGCAGCTGGATCGACAATTACAAAAGAAGTACCTGAAGAGGCACTAGCAATCGCACGTGCTCGTCAAGAAAATAAGCTAGGCTATTTAAGCAAAAATAAATCAAAATAA